A DNA window from Aureibacter tunicatorum contains the following coding sequences:
- a CDS encoding glycoside hydrolase family 97 protein, whose amino-acid sequence MKKNLYFLIILFIGMSSCSVDQKQTLLSPDNKIQITFEAGKLPSYSVKFEDETILEESKLGFVLSDSNSLMPDMEAYGIERSNFSQNWEQVWGEDKIVNNQYNEMLIHLQEKKSPNRKLDIRFRAFDDGIGFRYEFPEQQNLKEFTIIDEKTEFVLGDDYDSWWIPQNFDSYEFLYQESKASEIKAVNTPVTFRSSKGTHISIHEAALTDYADMTLARKDNSLSFEAELAPWSDGSKVKTSTGTTTPWRTVQISPDAGQLVESKLILNLNEPNKLEDVSWIEPMKYVGIWWSMHLGTEIWAEGPRHGATTENAIRHIDFAKKHNIGGVVVEGWNAGWDKWGAKDAFDHVTPASDFDLIKVAKYAKDNGIQLIGHNETGGDIPAYEHYMDSAFTLYENLGMNALKTGYAGGIYPRGENHHGQFMVNHYRKVVEKAAEHKIMLDVHEPIKPTGIRRTYPNMMTREGVRGMEWNAWSAGNGPKHLVTLPFTRMLAGPIDYTPGIFDILYKNSEGKRVNWNNADMDITRIQTTLAKQLAAFVVIYSPLQMASDLIEHYEGHPAFKFIMDCPTDWEKSLVINGEVGEFITMARLSHDGDWFLGSMTGEHAKKMDITLDFLSDGNEYEAQIYADAEDTDLINNPASYQINKKIVKKGDKLHLDLKKSGGQAIRFKKL is encoded by the coding sequence ATGAAAAAAAATCTATACTTTTTAATTATCTTGTTCATCGGAATGAGCTCTTGTTCCGTAGATCAAAAGCAAACCTTGTTGTCTCCCGACAACAAGATTCAAATAACATTTGAAGCAGGTAAGCTCCCCTCCTACTCAGTCAAATTTGAAGACGAAACAATTCTAGAGGAATCTAAACTTGGTTTTGTTCTATCTGACTCGAACTCTTTAATGCCGGATATGGAAGCTTATGGCATCGAAAGATCCAACTTTTCCCAAAACTGGGAGCAAGTATGGGGAGAAGACAAAATTGTCAATAACCAATACAATGAAATGCTTATTCATCTGCAAGAAAAAAAATCGCCCAATCGAAAACTCGACATTCGATTTAGGGCTTTTGATGATGGAATAGGCTTTCGTTACGAATTTCCCGAACAACAGAATTTAAAAGAATTCACTATTATAGATGAAAAAACGGAATTCGTTTTAGGCGACGATTACGACTCATGGTGGATTCCTCAAAATTTCGATTCATATGAGTTTCTGTACCAAGAAAGCAAAGCGAGTGAAATTAAAGCCGTTAATACTCCTGTAACTTTCAGAAGCTCTAAAGGAACTCATATCTCAATTCATGAAGCCGCCTTAACCGACTATGCTGACATGACTCTTGCTAGAAAAGATAATTCTTTGTCTTTCGAGGCTGAGCTAGCTCCTTGGTCTGATGGCAGCAAAGTGAAAACATCCACTGGAACGACCACTCCATGGAGAACAGTGCAAATCTCTCCTGACGCAGGACAACTTGTAGAATCAAAGCTAATACTCAATCTTAATGAACCGAATAAATTAGAGGATGTATCTTGGATCGAGCCTATGAAATACGTGGGTATCTGGTGGAGCATGCATCTTGGAACTGAAATATGGGCGGAAGGTCCAAGGCACGGAGCTACGACTGAGAATGCTATCAGGCATATTGACTTCGCCAAAAAGCATAATATCGGCGGGGTAGTAGTAGAAGGCTGGAATGCCGGTTGGGACAAATGGGGAGCTAAAGACGCTTTCGACCATGTTACCCCAGCTAGCGATTTCGACTTGATCAAAGTAGCAAAATACGCAAAAGACAATGGCATCCAACTTATAGGCCACAATGAAACTGGTGGAGATATCCCTGCATATGAACACTATATGGATTCAGCTTTCACTCTTTATGAGAACTTGGGAATGAATGCCCTTAAAACGGGTTATGCCGGAGGGATTTATCCAAGAGGAGAAAACCATCACGGCCAGTTCATGGTCAATCACTATCGAAAAGTAGTGGAGAAAGCTGCTGAACACAAAATCATGCTCGATGTTCACGAGCCTATCAAGCCGACAGGAATTCGTCGCACGTACCCTAATATGATGACAAGGGAAGGAGTAAGAGGCATGGAATGGAATGCTTGGAGTGCTGGAAATGGACCTAAACACTTGGTGACACTGCCTTTCACAAGAATGCTGGCAGGGCCAATAGATTATACGCCGGGCATTTTCGATATTCTTTATAAAAACTCGGAAGGAAAAAGGGTAAATTGGAACAATGCTGACATGGATATCACCCGTATCCAAACAACGCTTGCCAAACAGCTAGCCGCTTTTGTTGTCATTTACAGTCCATTGCAAATGGCCAGCGACCTAATAGAGCATTATGAAGGACACCCTGCCTTCAAATTTATCATGGATTGCCCTACTGACTGGGAAAAATCTTTGGTTATCAATGGTGAAGTAGGCGAATTTATTACTATGGCAAGACTAAGCCATGACGGGGATTGGTTCTTGGGGAGCATGACAGGTGAACATGCCAAGAAAATGGATATCACATTGGATTTCCTTTCGGATGGCAACGAATATGAAGCTCAAATATACGCTGACGCAGAAGACACGGATTTAATCAACAATCCTGCCTCTTATCAAATCAATAAAAAAATCGTCAAGAAAGGCGATAAACTGCATTTGGATCTTAAAAAATCAGGTGGCCAAGCCATTAGATTTAAAAAATTATAA
- a CDS encoding nitroreductase family protein produces MEKYHHIPLEYRKPSAQEILDNSTNLFNDLNKRRSVREFSNEPVDKQIIENIIKAASTAPSGANKQPWHFCAVSSQELKDKIRKAAEEEEKLNYSKRMNEEWLEDLAPLGTDWQKPFLSIAPWLIIMTKKVYDIDENQERSQNYYVNESVGIACGFLLSAIHQAGLVSLTHTPSPMNFLTKLLGRPENEKAYMLIPIGYPAKDTTVPDIKRKELEKISSFY; encoded by the coding sequence ATGGAAAAATATCATCATATTCCACTTGAATATAGAAAGCCATCCGCTCAAGAAATACTAGACAATTCAACAAACTTATTCAACGACTTGAATAAAAGAAGATCGGTTAGAGAATTTTCAAATGAGCCTGTAGACAAGCAAATCATTGAAAACATCATAAAAGCCGCTTCAACAGCGCCATCGGGGGCTAACAAACAGCCATGGCACTTCTGCGCAGTATCTTCACAAGAGCTCAAAGATAAAATCAGAAAAGCGGCTGAAGAAGAGGAAAAGTTAAACTATAGCAAACGCATGAACGAGGAATGGCTGGAAGACTTGGCTCCATTAGGCACTGACTGGCAAAAACCTTTTCTAAGCATTGCCCCTTGGCTCATTATCATGACTAAAAAGGTATACGATATCGATGAAAACCAAGAAAGAAGCCAAAATTACTATGTTAACGAATCCGTTGGCATTGCATGCGGATTTCTATTGAGCGCTATTCATCAAGCAGGCCTCGTATCTTTGACTCATACACCAAGTCCCATGAACTTTCTCACCAAACTACTTGGACGTCCGGAAAATGAAAAAGCCTATATGCTTATTCCTATAGGCTACCCGGCAAAAGACACTACTGTTCCCGACATAAAACGCAAAGAGCTCGAAAAAATCTCTTCATTTTACTAG
- a CDS encoding DUF523 domain-containing protein, producing the protein MKYEYLVSACLIGEKCRYDGNDNLKVNIAELVEQKRAIAVCPEELGGLPTPRPPAEIMEIDGEKRVVTVEGVDVTENFVIGAHKALEIAKKYGLRKAILKSKSPSCGSGLIYDGSFSRKLIKGNGIASDILSRQNIDICDENI; encoded by the coding sequence ATGAAATACGAATATTTAGTCAGCGCATGCTTGATCGGAGAAAAATGCAGATACGATGGTAATGATAACTTGAAAGTAAATATTGCCGAGCTTGTTGAACAAAAAAGAGCTATTGCTGTATGTCCAGAAGAGTTGGGAGGTTTGCCAACTCCAAGGCCTCCGGCAGAAATAATGGAAATAGATGGAGAGAAGAGGGTGGTAACTGTGGAAGGAGTAGATGTAACTGAGAATTTCGTCATAGGAGCTCATAAAGCGCTTGAAATTGCAAAGAAATATGGACTTCGCAAGGCAATCCTAAAGTCTAAGAGCCCGTCTTGCGGATCAGGATTGATTTACGATGGTTCTTTTTCAAGAAAGCTGATTAAAGGAAATGGGATTGCCTCAGACATTTTATCAAGGCAGAATATTGATATATGTGATGAAAATATTTAA
- a CDS encoding S8 family peptidase, giving the protein MVKKLLLTLGAFAVLSTASYAQKSKRMVFFNDKVGVEYSVDSPEEFLSQKSLERRQKHGILVTEEDLPVSQAYLDDLANRGYVVKHTTKWMNAALVLLDDNEAAAVEALDFVKEVEYIGPNNVGLSRKKEEQTKFDREDALQLGEPSANRTQADNDWQNEMMNVPYLHAAGVYGSDVMVAIFDAGFPGVDTTLPFKHLFDGGQIVATKDYLTFTDDVYRYDDHGTKVLSTIGAVGVNVSYQGIAPKADFVLCVTDHPYDEYRDDEYNYLFACEFADSLGVDVINSSLGYTTFDEPEMSYSYNDTDGETAVSTKAASMAADKGIFVITSAGNDGNAPWHYISVPADAKNVLSIGSVTSTGVKSGFSSFGPTADQRIKPDVSAMGSSTCLINEYGNIAYSSGTSFSGPLVAGLAALFVDRYSDLSSDELREFFRNGSSNAENPNNEIGWGIPNAETIDQLIQESGNVLSSNDNLVTEELLVYPNPTSSVINLPSQFATNEKLSYRVIALSGREVLSGNLLKGEKEISVENLREGVYILVLETASSTQKIKFLKK; this is encoded by the coding sequence ATGGTGAAAAAATTACTGTTGACTTTGGGAGCATTTGCGGTTTTGTCTACTGCTAGTTATGCGCAAAAGTCAAAACGAATGGTATTTTTCAATGATAAGGTAGGTGTGGAATATTCTGTGGATTCGCCAGAAGAGTTTTTGTCCCAAAAATCGTTGGAGAGAAGGCAAAAGCATGGGATTTTAGTGACAGAGGAAGACTTGCCTGTTAGTCAGGCTTATCTGGATGATTTGGCGAATAGGGGCTATGTTGTCAAACATACAACAAAATGGATGAATGCTGCTTTAGTTTTGTTGGATGATAATGAAGCTGCTGCTGTGGAAGCTTTGGACTTTGTGAAAGAGGTTGAGTATATAGGGCCTAATAATGTTGGTTTGTCTCGTAAAAAAGAAGAGCAAACTAAGTTTGACAGAGAAGATGCTTTGCAATTGGGAGAACCTTCAGCAAATAGAACTCAGGCTGATAATGATTGGCAAAATGAAATGATGAATGTGCCTTACTTGCATGCCGCTGGAGTTTATGGAAGCGATGTTATGGTGGCTATATTTGATGCTGGTTTCCCAGGAGTTGATACGACATTGCCGTTTAAGCATTTGTTTGATGGTGGGCAGATTGTGGCGACAAAGGATTATTTGACATTTACAGATGACGTGTACCGTTATGATGATCATGGCACAAAAGTATTGTCTACGATTGGAGCTGTTGGGGTTAATGTGAGTTATCAAGGGATTGCTCCAAAAGCGGATTTTGTATTGTGCGTTACTGATCATCCATATGATGAATATAGAGATGACGAATATAATTATTTGTTCGCTTGCGAATTTGCGGATAGTTTAGGCGTTGATGTGATCAATTCTTCTTTAGGCTACACAACTTTTGATGAACCTGAAATGAGTTATTCCTATAACGATACGGATGGAGAAACTGCTGTTAGTACTAAAGCAGCTTCAATGGCTGCTGACAAGGGAATATTTGTGATTACTTCAGCTGGAAATGATGGAAATGCCCCTTGGCATTATATTTCGGTGCCTGCAGATGCTAAAAATGTATTGTCTATCGGTTCGGTTACCAGTACTGGAGTCAAATCAGGATTTAGTTCTTTTGGCCCGACAGCTGACCAAAGAATCAAGCCTGATGTGAGTGCTATGGGCTCGTCCACTTGTTTGATTAATGAATATGGCAATATTGCATATAGCAGCGGTACTAGTTTTTCTGGCCCGCTTGTAGCAGGTTTAGCGGCTTTGTTCGTTGACAGGTACTCTGATTTAAGCTCTGATGAATTAAGGGAGTTTTTTAGAAATGGCTCTTCAAATGCCGAAAATCCTAATAATGAAATAGGTTGGGGAATTCCGAATGCTGAAACTATTGATCAGTTGATTCAAGAATCGGGGAATGTGTTGAGTTCAAATGATAATTTAGTAACTGAAGAGTTGTTAGTTTATCCTAATCCGACTTCATCTGTAATAAATCTGCCAAGTCAGTTTGCAACTAATGAAAAGCTAAGCTATAGAGTAATTGCTCTAAGTGGAAGAGAGGTTTTGTCTGGAAATTTATTGAAAGGGGAGAAAGAGATATCAGTTGAAAATTTGAGAGAAGGGGTGTACATATTAGTCTTGGAAACTGCTAGCTCGACTCAAAAAATAAAGTTCTTGAAGAAGTAA
- a CDS encoding ROK family protein, translating into MNQTKKGKISIKRQIRKNQILNFFRQNESLSPAEIAKLSELTLPMVSDLSKELYADGYLLIDETSKTKVGRPANYYTLNPDGGYVIGVHISVKKINIILLNLCEDIVLIKRHTLVDLQDEMEAIRHIEGKVYEVIEEAEIDYDKLLGIGIAITGLVDRENGRTITYLGSGEPLKKTMEERFKRPVFIENDVNAMALGEIYFGSGKNISHMACINLDWEIGMGLVFNKELYVGNKGLAGELGHFKAVDNGEICSCGKLGCLETVASGRALVSKAKMAMAEGTSSKVIHIVKGEIDDINLDVLITAAKQGDNYALKLFEEAGHYIGKTLGSMLNLLNLERILLEGRISELGNTILYPIYSSIIQNSLVEINEGINVECSTIHDKAASLGATTLISNHLFETPLVDANQFV; encoded by the coding sequence ATGAACCAAACTAAGAAGGGGAAGATCTCAATCAAAAGACAAATTAGAAAAAATCAGATTCTCAATTTTTTTAGACAAAATGAATCTCTTTCCCCAGCGGAGATTGCAAAACTTTCGGAACTAACCTTGCCAATGGTATCCGATCTATCCAAAGAGCTATATGCCGATGGATATTTGCTAATTGATGAGACAAGCAAAACAAAGGTAGGTCGTCCTGCCAATTATTACACTCTCAACCCAGATGGAGGCTATGTAATCGGTGTGCATATCAGCGTAAAAAAAATCAATATTATATTGCTTAACCTATGCGAAGATATCGTGCTGATCAAAAGACATACGCTAGTGGACTTGCAAGATGAAATGGAAGCAATTCGCCATATCGAAGGCAAAGTCTATGAAGTGATAGAAGAAGCCGAAATAGACTATGACAAGCTCTTGGGTATCGGCATAGCTATCACTGGACTTGTCGACAGAGAAAATGGAAGGACAATTACCTATCTAGGCAGCGGCGAACCACTCAAAAAAACCATGGAAGAGCGATTCAAGCGTCCTGTGTTTATCGAAAACGATGTGAATGCCATGGCCTTGGGTGAAATATACTTTGGGTCAGGCAAGAACATCTCCCATATGGCTTGCATCAACCTTGATTGGGAAATAGGCATGGGTCTTGTTTTCAACAAAGAACTTTATGTCGGCAATAAAGGCCTCGCAGGGGAGCTTGGACACTTTAAAGCTGTCGACAATGGAGAAATCTGTTCTTGCGGAAAACTCGGTTGTCTTGAGACCGTAGCCTCCGGAAGAGCTCTTGTCAGCAAAGCCAAAATGGCTATGGCAGAAGGTACCAGCTCCAAAGTTATCCATATTGTGAAAGGTGAAATAGACGACATCAATCTTGACGTTCTTATTACTGCCGCAAAGCAAGGTGATAATTACGCATTAAAACTATTTGAAGAGGCTGGACATTATATTGGCAAGACGCTGGGAAGCATGCTCAACTTGCTCAATTTAGAACGCATATTATTGGAAGGACGGATTAGCGAACTAGGGAACACAATCTTATACCCTATTTATTCATCAATAATTCAAAATTCATTGGTTGAAATCAATGAAGGAATTAATGTGGAATGCTCTACCATTCACGACAAAGCAGCTAGTCTAGGAGCAACAACTTTGATATCCAATCACTTGTTCGAAACTCCATTGGTTGATGCCAATCAATTTGTATAA
- a CDS encoding methyltransferase domain-containing protein — translation MQTKPDEQNNMILGNKIKRLREKSAWTQEQLAYASGVSEKTIQRLEKGQKVREETLRCIAAAFDIDVDILLTDNVHISAIKEEFGKKAEYLSNHPHYANETNMDNILSLVDYDRADESSLLDLACGPGILTAPLAKKFSKVSALDITEEMLQEAKTYCESMQLTNIDYLKANAEQIPLENESVDTIINRLSMHLFGDKVRVLKEAQRVLSKGGTLIIADYLSPSDAKEANSINSIEQLKYASDVDILNKEQYQQLFSQLKELRCEEEIYWTETRIISNSMDLTNDPVKGPALFQLITVLAQSGGLKNIIWNDEQGLIEIKQAWIAYKLKK, via the coding sequence ATGCAAACAAAACCAGACGAGCAAAACAATATGATATTAGGCAATAAGATTAAGAGGCTTCGAGAAAAATCAGCATGGACACAAGAACAATTGGCCTATGCTTCAGGCGTAAGCGAAAAAACCATTCAACGCCTTGAAAAAGGCCAGAAAGTAAGAGAAGAAACGCTTCGATGCATTGCCGCGGCTTTTGACATCGATGTGGATATATTGCTGACAGACAATGTGCATATCAGTGCGATCAAGGAAGAATTTGGCAAAAAAGCAGAATACCTATCCAATCACCCTCATTACGCGAATGAGACGAATATGGACAATATTTTGAGCCTTGTCGATTATGATCGAGCTGATGAATCTAGCTTGCTGGATCTAGCCTGCGGACCTGGAATCTTAACGGCTCCATTGGCAAAGAAATTCTCCAAAGTATCAGCTCTGGATATCACAGAAGAAATGCTTCAAGAGGCCAAGACTTATTGCGAATCGATGCAACTCACCAATATCGATTACCTTAAAGCAAATGCAGAGCAAATTCCATTGGAAAATGAATCTGTTGATACAATCATCAACAGACTGTCAATGCACCTATTCGGCGACAAAGTCAGAGTGCTAAAAGAAGCGCAAAGAGTATTGTCTAAAGGCGGGACATTAATTATTGCCGATTACTTAAGCCCTTCAGATGCCAAGGAAGCCAATTCAATCAATTCCATTGAACAGTTGAAATACGCTTCTGATGTTGACATACTCAACAAAGAACAATACCAGCAATTATTTTCTCAGCTCAAAGAATTGAGATGTGAGGAAGAAATCTATTGGACGGAAACTAGAATCATTTCCAACAGCATGGATTTGACCAATGACCCTGTAAAGGGACCCGCCCTCTTCCAACTAATAACTGTATTAGCTCAAAGCGGAGGTCTGAAAAATATAATTTGGAATGACGAACAAGGACTAATAGAAATCAAACAAGCATGGATAGCATATAAACTTAAGAAATAA
- a CDS encoding nucleotide sugar dehydrogenase, whose amino-acid sequence MDKIAIIGLGYVGLPLAVEFAKKLPVVGFDIDQNRVEELSKGHDHTLEVEDEDLQAVIGINSNNDFVSGLEFTADPEEIRDCNIYIVTVPTPTDKYNRPVLTPLYKSSATVGKVLKKGDIVIYESTVYPGVTEDECVPVLENSSGLVFNEDFYCGYSPERINPGDKEHTVAKIKKVTSGSTPEIAKRVDDLYNMVITAGTHLAPTMKVAEAAKVIENSQRDINIAFVNELAKIFNLLDIDTHAVLEAAGTKWNFLPFKPGLVGGHCIGVDPFYLAQKAEEVGYYPEIILAGRRINDSMGAYVASEIVKLMIKKDLGIKGARVLMLGMTFKENCPDIRNTRAIDIYRELVSYGASVEVYDPWAEKDEVKVEYDVELSELQGQYDAIVLSVAHKEFLSLDLNSLKADNSLVYDVKGVLPIKDIDGRL is encoded by the coding sequence ATGGATAAGATAGCGATAATAGGCTTGGGGTATGTAGGCTTGCCTTTGGCTGTGGAATTTGCCAAGAAATTGCCTGTTGTAGGCTTTGATATAGATCAAAATAGAGTAGAGGAATTGTCTAAAGGACACGACCATACTTTGGAGGTTGAAGATGAGGATTTGCAAGCGGTTATAGGAATCAATAGCAATAATGATTTCGTGTCCGGCTTGGAGTTTACGGCGGATCCTGAGGAAATTAGAGATTGCAACATATATATAGTTACCGTTCCAACTCCAACGGACAAATACAATCGTCCGGTTTTGACACCATTGTATAAGTCCAGCGCTACGGTAGGCAAAGTATTGAAAAAGGGTGATATTGTGATTTATGAATCTACAGTTTACCCAGGGGTTACAGAAGACGAATGCGTTCCGGTATTGGAAAACTCATCTGGTTTGGTGTTCAATGAAGATTTTTATTGCGGTTATTCTCCTGAGCGCATCAACCCGGGAGACAAAGAGCATACAGTAGCTAAGATTAAAAAAGTTACCTCGGGTTCTACTCCAGAGATTGCCAAGCGAGTGGACGACTTGTATAACATGGTGATTACAGCCGGCACCCATCTAGCGCCTACGATGAAAGTCGCTGAAGCAGCTAAAGTTATAGAAAACTCTCAAAGAGATATTAATATCGCTTTTGTGAATGAATTGGCCAAGATTTTTAATTTGCTGGATATTGATACGCATGCGGTATTGGAAGCGGCTGGAACCAAATGGAATTTCTTGCCATTCAAGCCGGGATTGGTTGGAGGCCATTGCATAGGCGTTGATCCATTTTATTTAGCTCAGAAGGCCGAGGAAGTAGGTTACTACCCAGAGATAATATTGGCGGGCAGAAGAATCAATGACAGCATGGGGGCTTACGTAGCCAGTGAAATCGTCAAGTTAATGATAAAAAAGGATCTGGGAATAAAAGGGGCTAGAGTATTGATGCTTGGAATGACCTTCAAGGAAAATTGTCCTGATATTCGAAATACACGAGCTATTGATATATACCGAGAGTTGGTGAGCTATGGAGCTAGTGTGGAAGTGTATGACCCTTGGGCTGAAAAAGATGAAGTCAAAGTGGAATACGATGTTGAATTAAGCGAATTGCAAGGTCAATATGATGCTATTGTATTGTCTGTTGCGCACAAGGAATTTTTATCATTGGACTTGAATAGTTTGAAAGCGGATAATTCTTTAGTTTATGATGTGAAAGGCGTATTGCCGATTAAAGATATTGACGGTCGATTGTAG